The DNA segment TGCAAAGACTGGGAACTGGAGATTCCCACCCTGTGAGAACCCTGGGTGAGAAGGGGTGGGGCAAATGGCAGCTGTTTTTTGTTTCAGGCCTTAAAACTTTGACTCATCAAACTACATGCTTATCTTTGATGATGATAagacattttaaatttgaaatttgattactttaaaagaaaacaaagaaaggaataaaGTTGGACTCACTGATGTCCAAGGTATCAGCCCCTAACAGTGCAGCACATGGAAATCCCCTCTTCCCAACAGCATTGAATGCAGATCAGGAAGGCTCCAGAGACCAGGTATGCAGTTCTGTCCTGTCACCTTGGGTGGTCTGTGTCTAGTCACTGTCCCTCTGGGAGCCTgactttccccatctataaagtgGGAGCTCCTGGTTCCCATGAGGTTTAAATGACAACAGATGGGCAGCACCTAATCCAGCAAGTGGCCCTCAGTGGGCATCCAGCATCCGTTTGTGGAATCGTGacctggggctgggaggaggggctgcTGCCATAGGTCCTTGGATCTGGGACATCCAGGAGGGTGTGCAGTCCCCAGCAGGTGTCTTGCTTACCACCTCACTCACAGGAGCGCTGAACCACATTCTAGGGCTACTCGTGCATTTGGGGTCATCTGTTCCTTTTGGTTGGTCTAGGCCACTGCCACAGAGCACCACGGTGACCATACAGCCAACACGAGGGGTGGGGCATCTGTTTTGACACTGACAGAAACACAGGGAATTTCTCCAGAGCCATCACATTTGTGTGCAGCAACCCCCCGCCCctacacccccacccctgcctcccccccacacacatggtTGATCGTCTGAGGTCAAGTAGTATGATCCATATTCAGGCTACAGTGAGACCCTCCCAGTCTCTAGGTCTCAGTGAAAGCCCCTACCTGTGATGATTCTCCAGCAATCTCATTCTCAGGGGCTGTTTTCCACACAGACCCCTGAAAATAGCAGTATATACTCCTGCAGGTAGGAGAAGGAAGAAAGGctagtttaaaaatgtaaaagagtAGTGGAATTACTTTTAAATGTCAATATTTACAGTATATCAGAAATCATATCCACTTAAACTTGTGATGAAAGATGTTAGGTATTAACTTACAATGTGGAGGGATATATAGTTTTTCAAAAGGTTTGCAAGCAAAATTTTGAAGATCACTTCTGTAGGACAGTGTTAGGTTGtgtgggtttttttggggggaagcATGGGTTCTATAGTTAAACATGGATTCAAATTCCAGTTTTACTATGAAGgaacagaggaaagaaagggacAAAGAAAGGGCAGTGTGGCCATCCCCTGGGAAGCTGACTAGCTTTGGGAGGGGGCCTCTGGGAGCCCAGGGGGTATCTGGAGACTGGGGTAGCCCTGACGGAAACTGAAAACCAGTTTCCTGGGTTCCTGCTGTCATTCCCAGCTCACCCCGGTACCCAGCCCCTTACCTGCAAAATTGAAGACTTGTTCTACGTACAGGGGCTTGTAGAGCCTGGGAGGGAAGTAGAGCTTTGAGGCTGGGCTGTCTTGTGCCCTTGCCAGGAAGCACCGGctttcctccccagccccagtGCCAGGACCTACTCCACCAGGACGTGTCCAGTCAACATTTGTGGATGAATAAAACTGTCAGCTCTAAAGCCTCAGCCTGGGCTCCCTGCTGGGTGGCAGGCACAACTCTGTGTATCTGCCTATGTTGAAAGCCAGACTTGGAGCAAGTAGCACACAAGAATCCCTGGCCCCTCTCTTccgttttcctttctcacttgttTACATGGGTCCATCTTGCCTCACCTGCCAGAAGGCAGGGACCCGACCTTGGCTGAGCAGTCATAGCTGCTCATTCAGTGCTGGATTAGATCTTCTCCCCAAAACCCTGCAAAGCCCTCCCTACTCTGGACTGACGGACCCTATGGCCCATcctcttcttccccttcctcGGGACAAGCAGAGTATCTCAGCACCGTCAGGATGGTTGCCCCCTCCCTGCCTAAACATACgtacgcacacatacacacagagaggAATGTCCCACATGACAGGACCAGGCTCTCTATCCCAACTCTGAACCCTAGAAATACTACAACAGTCAGGGAAAGGGGAATGGAGATTtctgttttcccttcctcttAGGCCCAAGTGGGGTTCGCCATTCCTTGTCATTTGGGGTATGATAACAGGGCCCACCTAAACTTTACCTCTCTCTCTGGCAGCATAGACCAAatgccattttctgtctaagaagaaaagacaggcaACAGTCAATGTATCACATAGGCCTGGTATCCTAATGTTCCTTGACCCCATGGCTTGCAGGGATTACAATAGGCCAAAGGCAGTTGAAGGAATGGCAAGGACCTCCATCCACAGGGCTCAGCCAGGGAATGGCCTTCTCGTTAGAGCTGGAGGCCAAACTCAGGATGGAGGAGGCTAGTACCAGGAGCTTGGAAAACACCCAGGAATTTCTCCCAAGACCTCAGAGTCCCAAACAAAAGCTAGTTTCAATGCCCTAAGAGCTGAAAAGGTATGTCCCAGGGAATTGGGATGGGAAAAGAGGGGTGGGTGGGTTAGAATTAAGAACAGTATAGCTCTGCTGAACATTTGGTGTGAAATAACCCCAGGTAGAGGTGGCTAATTATAATAGTAAATGATAATGATTACAAACTACCAACACTTTAAGTATTTTCTGTGTTGTGCAGCGTTTTGGGAATAATTTTGGGAGTACCAGGAGAGATTCCCTCACTGTCTCAAAACACCCTCCATCTGAAATCCCACCATCAGTGTCAGATTCCATACAAACCAACACAATTGTAAAGTTAAGGTCTCCAACGGGACCTGGACCCCTGGCTGGCCTGGTGACTCTCCATTCCTCAAGTCAGCCCCATTCTCCAAAGGGACTAGTTCAGAAGGTCTCTAAAGCTCCAACCCCACCTCGGCCTTCCTTTCAGCAGAGGCACCATCAAATGGGAGTTGCCTAGACTTTCCGCCACCAAACCCACCCAGTCTCTGCTTCTCACGGGCCTTTTCCCCTTCAGGGGAGGAGGCTGCCCTCCCTCTCcgggctgccccccaccccccgccccgtaTTCCATTCCATCTGGTCTTTCACAACCTGGGTGTTTTGCAGGGGGGGTCCCCTCTCTCACTTGTATATTcagcctttccttccttcctagtTCTTTCCCACCAGCATTTAAACCCATCAGTCATCTCTTCCATTTAAGAAAGGCCCTCCCTCGTGAAAACATATTCCTCCTCCAGCTACTGTCCTGTCTCCCGTCCTTCACACTAGTCCCCTTGAGACAGCTCCAGTGGGTGTCTCCACCCCGTTCCCCCTCTCCCTCACTCCACAGCCCACTTCAATCTGTTTCTGTCCCATAAACCTCTGACCTCTCTCACCAAGGTCACCAGTAGGCTCCTTGCCACCAGACCCAATGGGCCTTTCAGGCCTTGGCTTACTTCAtctctcctctgcagggcactACAGCACCTCCCTTCTCCTTGCACCACCTTCTCTGAGAATACTGCTAGCAATGTATTCAACAGTAAGTTTCTGCCATTTATAATTTTGTATGAGTGAAGTTACCAGGCTTTTTCTAATAGGTCTAGaggaagaatggagagaaaatgaGCCCTAACAGGCagaagaagggagaagaggaatgcCCAGTGAGAAGGGATACAGAAAGGGTGGGCCAGGAGTCATGAAGACAATTATCACCTG comes from the Manis pentadactyla isolate mManPen7 chromosome 10, mManPen7.hap1, whole genome shotgun sequence genome and includes:
- the LOC118935238 gene encoding uncharacterized protein LOC118935238, whose product is MRYQQKCCFLRTENGIWSMLPEREALQAPVRRTSLQFCRSIYCYFQGSVWKTAPENEIAGESSQCQNRCPTPRVGCMVTVVLCGSGLDQPKGTDDPKCTSSPRMWFSAPVSEVFRGETRRPVWGLMDKCYPVTTQRLRVEWEQTNLRGHDPQGNKRTKCRCPQGGDWHLVSG